A portion of the Lysinibacillus timonensis genome contains these proteins:
- a CDS encoding GNAT family N-acetyltransferase, which produces MNFSIIKASFPIDNETYEEIKELCEDAGQVDHTSYHQLLNLNASKEVNNKGFFVLAYDNDLDRLVGAASAIDIMGLNTYEWSMIVSPMYRKIGIGTALFKVLHEGLVDRGAEGELALVIDNDTYGKKFLEKYGFQYSFSEATLEANAGIMVVSEDVFIRPYSNLDQEALVEIYSETFGDLREESLDLIDYNTRTEGHILWVAEFEGKIVGTVTTTKEGEVQWVTALAVHPEMQGRGIGTVLLNWTKDFTLRNGEKLVMLDVEVENERALAVYEKAGFIKSMQVDFFVFSSRNMKR; this is translated from the coding sequence ATGAATTTTTCTATAATCAAAGCGTCGTTTCCGATTGACAATGAAACATATGAAGAAATAAAAGAACTTTGTGAAGATGCGGGTCAAGTAGATCATACAAGCTATCATCAACTATTGAATCTAAATGCATCAAAAGAAGTTAATAATAAAGGTTTCTTCGTCCTTGCTTATGACAATGATTTAGATCGATTAGTTGGTGCTGCGAGTGCTATTGATATCATGGGTTTAAATACGTATGAATGGTCAATGATTGTATCGCCGATGTATCGTAAAATTGGCATTGGTACAGCATTATTTAAAGTACTACATGAAGGATTAGTAGATAGAGGTGCTGAAGGTGAATTAGCACTAGTTATTGATAATGATACGTATGGCAAAAAGTTTCTTGAAAAATACGGGTTCCAATATAGTTTTTCTGAAGCAACTTTAGAAGCAAATGCAGGAATAATGGTTGTATCAGAGGATGTATTTATTCGACCATATTCTAATTTAGATCAGGAAGCGTTAGTTGAAATCTATAGTGAAACTTTTGGTGATTTACGTGAAGAGTCTTTAGATTTAATTGATTATAATACGAGAACTGAAGGACATATCCTGTGGGTTGCTGAATTTGAAGGTAAGATCGTTGGAACTGTAACAACGACAAAAGAGGGTGAAGTGCAATGGGTAACTGCACTTGCAGTTCATCCTGAAATGCAAGGTAGAGGAATTGGAACTGTATTATTAAATTGGACAAAGGATTTTACATTAAGAAATGGTGAAAAACTAGTCATGCTTGATGTTGAAGTAGAAAATGAACGGGCGCTAGCTGTTTATGAAAAAGCAGGCTTTATAAAATCAATGCAGGTAGATTTCTTTGTTTTCAGTAGTCGAAATATGAAAAGATAA
- a CDS encoding 1,4-dihydroxy-2-naphthoate polyprenyltransferase, giving the protein MEIKKEMSPAKLMWKMTRPHTLTATFAPVILGTVIALYEAQINWFLFTAMMIACLALQIATNLFNEYYDFKRGLDTADSVGIGGGIVRHGLKPKNVMTVAILLYVVAAIIGVYICANSSWWLIVIGLFGMAIGYLYTGGPLPIAYTPFGELFSGALMGTGFVLIAFFIQTNTVTLFSFMISIPVGILVGAINMSNNIRDIEEDTRGGRMTLAILLGRNNAILALANAFVISYLWIIALVIIGDLSPWALLVLLSIPKPISAIKSFRKGDKEPQFMRVAMKSTAITNTLFSFILSIGLLIAYFV; this is encoded by the coding sequence ATGGAAATTAAAAAGGAAATGAGTCCAGCTAAGTTAATGTGGAAAATGACACGTCCGCATACATTAACAGCGACTTTTGCACCTGTTATATTAGGGACAGTGATTGCACTATATGAAGCGCAAATCAACTGGTTCCTGTTTACTGCAATGATGATTGCTTGTCTAGCTTTACAAATTGCAACGAATTTATTTAATGAATATTATGATTTTAAACGTGGGCTAGATACTGCGGACTCTGTTGGAATTGGCGGCGGAATTGTTCGACATGGTTTGAAGCCGAAAAATGTGATGACTGTGGCCATTTTATTATATGTAGTTGCGGCAATTATTGGGGTTTATATATGTGCAAACAGTAGCTGGTGGCTAATTGTTATTGGATTATTTGGAATGGCAATTGGCTATTTATATACTGGTGGGCCCCTACCAATCGCGTATACGCCATTTGGAGAATTATTTTCGGGTGCGTTAATGGGTACCGGGTTTGTCCTAATCGCTTTCTTTATTCAGACGAATACAGTTACACTATTTAGTTTTATGATTTCAATACCGGTCGGGATTCTAGTTGGAGCTATTAATATGTCTAATAATATTCGCGATATTGAAGAAGATACAAGGGGTGGCCGAATGACATTAGCCATCCTACTTGGAAGAAATAATGCGATTCTAGCATTAGCAAATGCGTTTGTTATTTCCTATCTATGGATTATCGCACTAGTTATCATTGGGGACTTAAGTCCTTGGGCATTACTTGTACTATTAAGTATTCCAAAACCAATATCAGCAATTAAATCATTCCGAAAAGGTGACAAAGAGCCACAGTTTATGCGAGTGGCAATGAAATCAACAGCAATTACAAATACATTGTTTAGCTTCATACTATCAATTGGACTTTTAATTGCATATTTTGTTTAA
- a CDS encoding CarD family transcriptional regulator → MYNVGDLIIYSSHGICEIDDITEKSFFNDTKTYYVMHPLNNEKLVINIPINSDKINLTEMVDKQTALMLISTFKTPGVEWIEKSTHRAHIYSTAIKKGDRFEIAKILNTLMTKQLEEERNGNKVSNQDLKLLTSIQNILLTELAIALDTTSEDIYNRLVNCIQEQ, encoded by the coding sequence ATGTACAATGTAGGTGATTTAATCATTTATTCTTCTCATGGAATATGTGAAATCGATGATATAACAGAGAAAAGTTTCTTTAATGACACGAAAACATATTATGTAATGCATCCATTAAACAATGAAAAATTGGTCATTAATATTCCTATCAATAGCGATAAAATTAATCTAACAGAAATGGTTGATAAACAAACTGCTTTAATGTTAATTAGTACTTTTAAAACACCAGGTGTAGAGTGGATTGAGAAATCTACCCATCGTGCACATATTTATTCTACAGCGATTAAAAAAGGTGATCGCTTTGAAATTGCTAAAATTTTAAACACATTAATGACAAAACAATTAGAAGAAGAACGTAATGGAAATAAAGTTTCAAATCAAGATTTAAAACTACTAACATCAATTCAAAATATCCTCTTGACAGAACTAGCTATCGCTTTGGATACAACAAGTGAAGATATATATAACCGTTTAGTAAACTGCATTCAAGAACAATAA
- a CDS encoding MarR family winged helix-turn-helix transcriptional regulator — MENQLQRLGIVNLILERRELLREISEEAWSEKSDIKISNTEWYIMARIYGQTTTISYVTKNVAITRQATHKNIKSLEAKGLVEISNSEHNKRDKCIRLTELGCQCFVEYEEMKDRIEQKIAHHIGGEKVAALKEILKMDWGI, encoded by the coding sequence ATGGAAAATCAACTACAGAGATTAGGAATCGTTAATTTGATACTTGAACGTCGCGAGTTGTTAAGAGAGATCTCGGAGGAAGCATGGAGTGAAAAGAGTGATATAAAAATCTCCAATACAGAATGGTATATTATGGCCAGAATTTATGGACAAACAACAACTATTTCATATGTAACCAAAAATGTTGCTATTACTAGACAAGCAACTCATAAAAATATAAAAAGTTTAGAAGCTAAAGGACTAGTTGAAATTAGTAATTCCGAACATAATAAACGAGACAAATGTATTCGCTTAACAGAATTAGGTTGTCAGTGCTTTGTTGAATATGAAGAAATGAAAGATAGAATTGAGCAAAAGATTGCACATCATATAGGCGGAGAAAAGGTAGCAGCTTTAAAAGAAATTTTGAAAATGGATTGGGGTATTTAA